The following proteins come from a genomic window of Pseudomonas sp. Z8(2022):
- a CDS encoding DUF58 domain-containing protein, which translates to MKPSRLLLGLLGGLLAAAVLLGALPLLGIRLADHLMPLAWGLLLALLLIAAVDALWLRRQGSPRLERVLPGNLPLGRWSEVQLIAHHDFTQTQEIEVFDHVPDGMAFDFLPQRITLHPGQQTQVSYRLKPLIRGHFHFARCELTLPSPLRLWQAKRLLPLADESRVYPDFARLYGAQLKAVDDWLSQLGVRQRPRRGLGLGLEFHQLREFRDGDTLRQIDWKATARKRTPIAREYQDERDQQIIFLLDCGRRMRSQDDELSHFDHALNACLLLSYVALRQGDAVGLATFAGNQSRYLAPVKGPAQLNVLLNAVYDLDTSQQPADFSAAADLLLARQRRRALVVLVTNLRDEDDQDLLAAVRRLSRQHRVLIASLREEALDRLRQTPVEQFDQALAYCGTLDYLNARAELHERLAAYKVPALDARPGELGPELVSSYLAWKKAGAL; encoded by the coding sequence ATGAAACCTTCGCGCCTGCTCCTCGGGCTGCTCGGCGGCCTGTTAGCCGCCGCCGTGCTGCTCGGCGCCCTGCCCCTGCTCGGCATTCGCCTGGCCGACCACCTGATGCCGCTGGCCTGGGGGCTGCTGCTCGCCCTGCTGCTGATCGCTGCCGTCGATGCGCTGTGGCTGCGCCGCCAGGGCTCGCCGCGTCTGGAGCGCGTGCTGCCGGGAAACCTGCCGCTGGGGCGCTGGAGCGAGGTTCAGCTGATCGCCCATCACGATTTCACCCAGACACAGGAAATCGAGGTTTTCGATCATGTGCCTGACGGCATGGCCTTCGACTTCCTGCCGCAACGCATCACCCTGCACCCCGGCCAGCAGACACAAGTCAGCTATCGCCTCAAGCCGCTGATCCGCGGGCATTTCCACTTCGCCCGGTGCGAGCTGACGCTGCCCAGCCCGCTGCGTCTGTGGCAGGCCAAGCGCCTGCTGCCACTGGCTGACGAAAGCCGCGTCTACCCGGATTTCGCCCGTCTCTACGGTGCGCAACTCAAGGCAGTGGACGACTGGCTGAGCCAGCTGGGCGTGCGCCAGCGTCCACGTCGCGGCCTGGGCCTGGGCCTGGAGTTTCACCAGCTGCGTGAATTTCGTGACGGCGACACCCTGCGCCAGATCGACTGGAAGGCCACCGCCCGCAAGCGCACGCCCATCGCCCGCGAGTATCAGGACGAACGTGATCAGCAGATCATCTTCCTTCTCGACTGCGGGCGCCGCATGCGCAGCCAGGACGACGAGCTGTCGCACTTCGATCACGCCCTCAATGCCTGCCTGCTGCTCAGCTACGTGGCGCTGCGCCAGGGCGACGCGGTGGGCCTGGCGACCTTCGCCGGCAATCAGTCGCGCTACCTAGCGCCGGTCAAGGGTCCTGCGCAACTGAACGTGCTGCTCAACGCCGTCTATGACCTCGACACCAGCCAGCAACCGGCCGACTTCAGCGCCGCTGCCGACTTGCTGCTCGCGCGTCAGCGCCGCCGTGCACTGGTGGTACTGGTGACCAATCTGCGCGACGAAGACGATCAGGATCTGCTCGCTGCCGTACGCCGACTGTCACGCCAGCATCGCGTGCTGATCGCCAGCCTGCGCGAGGAAGCGCTGGACCGTTTGCGCCAGACGCCGGTGGAGCAGTTCGACCAGGCCCTGGCCTATTGCGGCACACTCGATTATCTCAACGCCCGCGCCGAACTGCACGAGCGTCTGGCCGCCTACAAGGTACCTGCGCTCGATGCCCGTCCGGGGGAGCTGGGCCCGGAGCTGGTGAGCAGCTATCTGGCCTGGAAGAAGGCCGGCGCACTCTAG
- a CDS encoding helix-turn-helix transcriptional regulator: MQAREQTRFWQASALSGVELLQARYLEQRFAPHVHEGFVFTVIEHGAQRFHHRGSDHLAPQGSMVLINPDEVHTGSKAHEDGWRYRGFYPGNDQVLGALQELGLAKTGMPSFSFSVLHDPQLHSAFLQLHRLLDGGAEALQQQLAWREAILLLFQRHARLAEPAAPGREPWAVACAKQMLADRLIEPPSLEELAAAVNLSPFHFARVFRRATGLPPHAWLKQRRLEQARALLKTGCTAVTVATQLGFADQSHLSRQFKQVYGVSPGEYRSAVARIVAEGAPLGER, translated from the coding sequence ATGCAAGCCCGCGAGCAGACCCGCTTCTGGCAGGCATCCGCGTTGAGCGGAGTCGAGCTGTTGCAGGCTCGCTACCTCGAACAACGCTTCGCGCCTCATGTCCATGAGGGCTTCGTCTTCACCGTGATCGAGCACGGTGCGCAGCGTTTTCACCACCGTGGCAGCGACCACCTGGCGCCACAGGGCAGCATGGTGCTGATCAACCCGGACGAAGTGCACACCGGTTCCAAGGCGCACGAGGATGGCTGGCGTTATCGCGGCTTCTATCCGGGTAATGATCAGGTGCTGGGGGCGCTGCAGGAGCTGGGGCTGGCCAAGACGGGCATGCCGTCGTTTTCCTTCAGCGTGCTGCATGATCCGCAGTTGCACAGCGCCTTCCTGCAACTGCATCGCCTGCTCGACGGCGGCGCCGAAGCACTGCAGCAGCAACTGGCCTGGCGCGAGGCGATTCTGCTGCTGTTCCAGCGTCACGCCAGGCTTGCCGAGCCAGCTGCGCCCGGACGTGAGCCCTGGGCCGTAGCCTGTGCCAAGCAGATGCTCGCCGACCGCCTGATCGAGCCGCCGTCCCTCGAAGAGCTGGCGGCTGCGGTCAACCTTTCACCTTTCCACTTCGCCCGGGTGTTTCGCCGTGCGACCGGTCTGCCGCCGCACGCATGGCTCAAACAGCGTCGTCTGGAACAGGCGCGGGCGTTGCTCAAGACTGGCTGCACGGCGGTCACCGTGGCGACGCAGCTGGGTTTTGCCGACCAGAGCCACCTGTCACGACAGTTCAAGCAGGTCTATGGCGTCAGCCCTGGCGAATATCGTAGCGCCGTGGCACGGATTGTGGCTGAGGGCGCGCCTCTTGGCGAACGGTGA
- a CDS encoding E3 ubiquitin ligase family protein, with amino-acid sequence MMQADPFGFFFTLTITLCACLGGAWWCLRRWSQARHLLDTPTSKIRSAAQGYVELYGVLEALPDMQIRGPLTGKPCLWWRFRIEEYRSSGKKRSWRVIESGASDAWLRLVDGTGECLIDPRGAEIKAAVREVWEGNLRHPLGPAKTGLFGFLTSGQRYRYSEERFHVGQPLYAIGDFRTLGAAQQGFDRHAAQGEVIREWKGDYAGLLRRFDSDGNGELDEQEWNRVRLAAQLEAEDRHRQKAYEPARHQMGKPGERQPFILSNSGEDELARNFYWQAAGGAVLCLAGALATAWLLGVQHW; translated from the coding sequence ATGATGCAGGCGGACCCCTTCGGCTTCTTCTTCACCCTGACGATTACCCTCTGCGCCTGCCTTGGCGGTGCCTGGTGGTGCCTGCGGCGCTGGTCGCAGGCGCGTCATTTGCTCGACACGCCGACTTCGAAGATTCGTTCTGCGGCACAGGGCTACGTCGAACTCTACGGGGTGCTTGAAGCGTTGCCGGACATGCAGATTCGCGGGCCGCTGACCGGCAAGCCATGCCTGTGGTGGCGCTTTCGTATCGAGGAGTACCGCTCCAGCGGCAAGAAGCGCAGCTGGCGGGTGATCGAGAGTGGCGCCAGTGACGCCTGGCTGCGCCTGGTCGATGGTACCGGTGAGTGCCTGATCGACCCGCGGGGTGCCGAGATCAAGGCTGCAGTGCGCGAGGTGTGGGAGGGCAATCTGCGCCACCCGCTGGGCCCGGCCAAGACCGGCCTGTTCGGCTTTCTCACCAGTGGTCAGCGTTATCGCTACAGCGAAGAGCGCTTTCACGTTGGCCAGCCACTCTATGCCATTGGCGACTTTCGTACCCTGGGCGCGGCGCAGCAGGGGTTCGACAGGCACGCTGCTCAGGGCGAGGTGATCCGTGAGTGGAAGGGGGACTACGCGGGGCTGCTGCGGCGCTTCGACAGCGACGGCAACGGTGAACTCGACGAACAGGAATGGAACCGCGTACGTCTGGCGGCGCAGCTGGAGGCCGAGGACCGGCACCGGCAGAAGGCCTACGAGCCTGCGCGGCACCAGATGGGCAAGCCTGGAGAGCGCCAGCCGTTCATCCTCTCCAACAGCGGAGAGGATGAACTGGCACGCAACTTCTACTGGCAGGCCGCTGGTGGCGCCGTGCTGTGTCTGGCCGGGGCATTGGCCACGGCCTGGTTGCTGGGTGTGCAGCACTGGTGA
- a CDS encoding putative bifunctional diguanylate cyclase/phosphodiesterase — protein sequence MKLELKNSLSLKLLRVVLLSALVVGVVLSCAQIVFDAYKTRQAVANDAHRILGMFRDPSTQAVYSLDREMGMQVIEGLFQHESVRYASIGHPNEPMLAERTRDLAQMPTRWLTDPILGQEQQFSTKLVGRGPYSEYYGDLNITLDTAPYGESFVTNSVIIFISGVLRAMAMGLVLYLVYHWLLTKPLSKIIEHLTNINPDRPSEHKLPMLKGNEKNELGLWINTANQLLASIERNTHLRREAENSLLRMAQYDFLTGLPNRQQLQQQLDQILEDAGRLQRRVAVLCVGLDDFKGINEQFSYQSGDQLLLALSDRLRSHSGRLGALARLGGDQFALVQADIEQPYEAAELAQSVLDDLELPFLLDQHEVRLRATIGITLFPEDGDSTEKLLQKAEQTMTLAKSRSRNRYQFYIASVDSEMRRRRELEKDLRDALAQNQLHLVYQPQVDYRDHRVVGVEALLRWQHPQHGFVAPDLFIPLAEQNGTIIPIGEWILDQTCRQLREWHDQGFSDLRMAINLSTVQLHHSELPRVVNNLMQVYRLPPKSLELEVTETGLMEDISTAAQHLLSLRRSGALIAIDDFGTGYSSLSYLKSLPLDKIKIDKSFVQDLLEDEDDATIVRAIIQLGKSLGMQVIAEGVETAEQEAYIIAQGCHEGQGYLYSKPLPARELTLFLKQARRLSSAATL from the coding sequence TTGAAGCTGGAATTGAAGAACAGCTTGTCACTCAAGTTGCTCCGCGTGGTGCTGCTCTCCGCACTCGTTGTCGGGGTGGTTCTGAGTTGTGCGCAAATCGTCTTCGACGCTTACAAGACCCGACAGGCCGTGGCCAACGACGCTCACCGCATTCTCGGCATGTTCCGCGATCCTTCGACTCAGGCGGTGTACAGCCTGGATCGGGAAATGGGCATGCAGGTGATCGAGGGTCTGTTCCAGCACGAGTCGGTGCGCTATGCGTCCATCGGTCACCCCAATGAGCCGATGCTCGCCGAACGCACACGCGACCTGGCACAGATGCCCACGCGCTGGCTGACCGACCCGATTCTCGGTCAGGAACAGCAGTTCTCTACCAAACTGGTCGGTCGCGGTCCTTACAGCGAATACTACGGCGACCTCAATATCACGCTGGACACAGCGCCCTACGGCGAAAGCTTCGTCACCAACTCGGTCATCATCTTCATATCGGGCGTGCTGCGTGCCATGGCCATGGGCCTGGTGCTCTATCTGGTCTACCACTGGCTGCTGACCAAACCGCTGTCGAAGATCATCGAGCATCTCACCAACATCAATCCGGACCGCCCCAGCGAACACAAGCTGCCCATGCTCAAGGGCAACGAGAAGAACGAGCTGGGTCTGTGGATCAACACCGCCAATCAGTTGCTGGCCTCCATCGAACGCAACACCCACCTGCGTCGTGAAGCCGAGAACAGCCTGCTGCGCATGGCCCAGTACGACTTTCTTACCGGCCTGCCCAACCGCCAGCAACTGCAGCAGCAGCTCGACCAGATTCTCGAAGATGCAGGCCGCCTGCAGCGCCGCGTCGCCGTACTCTGCGTCGGCCTCGACGACTTCAAGGGTATCAACGAGCAGTTCAGCTACCAGAGCGGCGACCAGCTGCTGCTGGCTCTTTCCGACCGCCTACGTAGCCACAGCGGTCGCCTGGGGGCGCTGGCCCGCCTGGGCGGCGACCAGTTCGCTCTGGTTCAGGCCGACATCGAACAGCCTTATGAAGCTGCCGAACTGGCGCAGAGCGTGCTCGACGACCTGGAACTGCCCTTCCTGCTCGACCAGCATGAAGTGCGCCTGCGCGCCACCATCGGCATCACCCTGTTCCCGGAAGACGGCGACAGCACCGAGAAGCTGCTGCAAAAAGCCGAACAGACCATGACCCTGGCCAAGAGTCGCTCGCGCAACCGCTACCAGTTCTACATCGCCAGCGTCGACAGCGAGATGCGCCGCCGCCGTGAGCTGGAGAAAGACCTGCGTGACGCCCTGGCGCAGAACCAGCTACATCTGGTCTACCAGCCGCAGGTGGATTATCGCGACCACCGCGTAGTCGGCGTCGAAGCGCTGCTGCGCTGGCAGCACCCGCAACATGGCTTCGTCGCACCGGACCTGTTCATCCCGCTGGCCGAGCAGAACGGCACCATCATCCCCATCGGTGAATGGATTCTCGACCAAACCTGCCGCCAGTTGCGCGAATGGCATGACCAGGGCTTCAGCGACCTGCGCATGGCCATCAACCTGTCCACCGTACAGCTGCACCACTCCGAGCTGCCACGCGTAGTCAACAACCTGATGCAGGTCTACCGCCTACCGCCCAAGAGCCTGGAACTGGAAGTCACTGAAACCGGCCTGATGGAAGACATCAGCACCGCCGCCCAGCACCTGCTCAGCCTGCGCCGCTCCGGTGCGCTGATCGCCATCGACGACTTCGGTACCGGCTATTCCTCGCTGAGCTATCTGAAGAGCCTGCCGCTGGACAAGATCAAGATCGACAAGAGCTTCGTGCAGGACCTGCTCGAAGACGAGGACGACGCGACCATCGTTCGCGCCATCATCCAGTTGGGCAAGAGTCTGGGCATGCAGGTCATCGCCGAGGGCGTGGAAACCGCCGAACAGGAGGCCTACATCATTGCCCAGGGCTGCCACGAGGGTCAGGGCTACCTGTACAGCAAGCCGCTGCCAGCGCGTGAGCTGACCCTGTTCCTCAAGCAGGCAAGGCGCCTGAGCTCAGCTGCGACACTCTGA
- a CDS encoding superoxide dismutase yields MAFELPPLPYEKNALEPHISAETLEFHHDKHHNTYVVNLNNLVPGTEFEGKSLEEIVKTSSGGIFNNAAQVWNHTFYWNCLSPNGGGQPTGALADAINAAFGSFDKFKEEFSKVSIGTFGSGWGWLVKKADGSLALASTIGAGCPLTSGDTPLLTCDVWEHAYYIDYRNLRPKYVEAFWNLVNWDFVAQNYAA; encoded by the coding sequence ATGGCTTTTGAATTGCCGCCGCTGCCTTACGAAAAGAATGCTCTCGAGCCGCACATTTCCGCCGAGACTCTCGAATTCCACCACGACAAGCACCACAACACCTATGTCGTGAACCTGAACAACCTGGTGCCGGGCACCGAGTTCGAAGGCAAGAGCCTGGAAGAGATCGTCAAGACCTCCTCGGGCGGCATCTTCAACAACGCCGCTCAGGTGTGGAACCACACCTTCTACTGGAACTGCCTGTCGCCGAACGGCGGTGGCCAGCCCACTGGCGCCCTGGCTGATGCCATCAACGCCGCCTTCGGTTCCTTCGACAAGTTCAAGGAAGAGTTCAGCAAGGTTTCCATCGGCACCTTCGGTTCCGGCTGGGGCTGGCTGGTGAAGAAGGCTGACGGTTCCCTGGCCCTGGCCAGCACCATCGGCGCCGGCTGCCCGCTGACCAGTGGCGACACCCCGCTGCTGACCTGCGACGTCTGGGAACACGCCTACTACATCGACTACCGCAACCTGCGTCCGAAGTACGTCGAGGCGTTCTGGAACCTAGTCAACTGGGACTTCGTTGCCCAGAACTACGCGGCCTGA
- a CDS encoding LemA family protein, with the protein MSLTAVIVIVVLALLGVYAVSLYNGLVRLKHGVSKAWSNIDVLLKQRHDELPKLVETCKQYMQYEGSTLERVIAARSAVASAREQHDVGALGKAESGLRAGLGQLFALAENYPELKANDSFQHLQQRISGLENGIADRRELYNEAVNLNNVRIEQFPDVIIARMFNFPAAELLVFSDAEMADVDMKSLFK; encoded by the coding sequence ATGAGCCTGACCGCCGTGATCGTTATCGTCGTCCTCGCCCTGCTCGGCGTCTACGCGGTGTCCCTCTACAACGGCCTGGTGCGCCTCAAGCATGGAGTGAGCAAGGCCTGGTCGAACATCGACGTGCTGCTCAAGCAGCGTCATGACGAATTGCCCAAGCTGGTGGAAACCTGCAAGCAATACATGCAGTACGAAGGCTCGACTCTGGAGCGGGTCATCGCCGCACGTAGCGCTGTGGCCAGCGCCCGCGAGCAGCATGACGTCGGTGCCCTGGGCAAGGCCGAGAGTGGTTTGCGCGCCGGCCTTGGCCAGTTGTTTGCGCTGGCCGAGAACTACCCCGAGCTGAAGGCCAACGACAGCTTCCAGCACCTGCAGCAGCGCATCAGCGGGCTGGAAAACGGCATCGCCGACCGCCGCGAGCTGTACAACGAAGCGGTCAACCTCAATAACGTGCGTATCGAGCAGTTCCCGGATGTGATCATTGCGCGCATGTTCAACTTCCCGGCTGCCGAACTGCTGGTGTTCAGCGACGCGGAAATGGCCGATGTGGATATGAAGTCGCTGTTCAAATGA
- a CDS encoding AAA family ATPase yields MSEIPENDNLPVQETPSAPPSTPQAQQRQRASQLAQALRAELRKAVIGQGAVIDDVLTALIAGGHVLVEGVPGLGKTLLVRALARCFGGDFARIQFTPDLMPSDVTGHAVYDMQSEQFKLRKGPVFTNLLLADEINRAPAKTQAALLEVMQERQVTLEGRALAVQLPFMVLATMNPIEQEGTYPLPEAELDRFMLKLRMDYPQQDEELNMVRQVTRSAKADMLEVSPLRTLLQAKDVMALQKIASDLPLDDQVLDYAVRLARATRSWPGLAMGAGPRASIALVRGARARALLRGGDFVLPDDIKGCALAVLRHRVRLAPELDIEGLSVDQVLQQLLDQVPAPRL; encoded by the coding sequence ATGAGCGAGATCCCAGAGAACGACAACCTGCCGGTGCAGGAAACCCCGAGTGCCCCGCCAAGCACCCCGCAAGCGCAGCAACGTCAGCGCGCCAGCCAGCTGGCACAGGCCCTGCGCGCCGAACTGCGCAAGGCCGTGATCGGCCAGGGCGCGGTGATCGATGATGTGCTCACCGCGCTGATCGCCGGCGGCCATGTGCTGGTCGAAGGCGTGCCGGGGCTCGGCAAGACCCTGCTGGTACGCGCCCTGGCGCGCTGCTTCGGCGGCGACTTCGCACGTATTCAGTTCACCCCGGACCTGATGCCCAGCGATGTCACCGGCCATGCCGTTTACGACATGCAGAGCGAGCAGTTCAAGCTGCGCAAGGGCCCGGTTTTCACCAACCTGCTGCTGGCTGACGAGATCAACCGCGCACCGGCCAAGACCCAGGCCGCCCTGCTGGAAGTGATGCAGGAACGCCAGGTGACCCTGGAAGGTCGCGCCCTGGCGGTGCAACTGCCGTTCATGGTGCTGGCAACCATGAACCCGATCGAGCAGGAAGGCACCTACCCGTTGCCGGAAGCCGAGCTGGACCGTTTCATGCTCAAACTGCGCATGGATTATCCGCAGCAGGATGAAGAGCTGAACATGGTGCGCCAGGTGACCCGTTCGGCCAAGGCCGACATGCTCGAAGTCAGCCCGCTGCGTACTCTTCTGCAGGCCAAGGACGTCATGGCGCTGCAGAAGATCGCCAGCGATCTGCCTCTGGATGATCAGGTACTCGATTACGCTGTACGGCTGGCTCGTGCCACGCGCAGCTGGCCTGGCCTGGCCATGGGCGCCGGGCCGCGCGCCTCCATCGCCCTGGTGCGCGGTGCCCGTGCCCGTGCCCTGCTGCGTGGCGGCGACTTCGTCCTGCCGGATGACATCAAGGGCTGTGCGCTGGCGGTGTTGCGTCATCGTGTGCGTCTGGCCCCCGAGCTGGACATCGAAGGCCTGTCGGTGGATCAGGTTCTGCAACAGTTGCTCGATCAGGTACCGGCACCACGCCTATGA
- a CDS encoding imelysin family protein, translated as MIRMPLASASLLAIAISLAGCGEDKAPATQAAAPAAATESAAPATAAKVDEAAAKAVVNHYADLALAVFSDAASTGKALQAAVDALLADPSEATLKAAREAWLAARVPYMQTEVFRFGNPVVDEWEGQLNAWPLDEGLIDYVADDYQHALGNPGAQANIIANTEIQVGEDKIDVSEITGELLASLNELGGSEANVATGYHAIEFLLWGQDLNGTNPGAGERPYTDYLVGEGATGGHNERRRTYLKAATDLLVSDLDEMVEQWKDGVEGNYRSELVADSAENGLRKMLFGMGSLSLGELAGERMKVALEANSTEDEHDCFSDNTHNSHFYNGKGIRNVYLGEYKKADGTTLTGPSLSELVAKADAQADATLKADLQETEAKLQALVDSAEKNNVHFDQLIAADNAEGQQLVRDAIAALVKQTGAIEQAAGKLGISDLNPDTADHEF; from the coding sequence ATGATTCGTATGCCCCTGGCCTCCGCCAGCCTGCTGGCCATCGCCATTTCTCTCGCTGGCTGCGGCGAAGACAAAGCCCCTGCCACCCAGGCTGCAGCGCCTGCCGCCGCCACCGAGAGCGCGGCTCCAGCCACCGCGGCTAAGGTCGACGAGGCAGCGGCGAAGGCCGTGGTCAATCATTACGCCGATCTCGCCCTGGCCGTGTTCAGCGACGCCGCGAGCACCGGCAAGGCACTGCAGGCTGCAGTCGATGCGCTGCTCGCCGATCCGAGCGAAGCGACCCTGAAAGCCGCCCGTGAAGCCTGGCTGGCCGCGCGCGTGCCGTACATGCAGACCGAAGTGTTCCGCTTCGGTAACCCGGTAGTCGACGAGTGGGAAGGCCAGCTCAATGCCTGGCCGCTGGACGAAGGCCTGATCGACTATGTCGCCGACGATTACCAGCACGCGCTGGGCAACCCGGGCGCGCAGGCCAACATCATCGCCAACACCGAGATTCAGGTCGGTGAAGACAAGATCGATGTCAGCGAGATCACCGGCGAGCTGCTGGCCAGCCTGAACGAACTGGGCGGTTCCGAAGCCAACGTCGCCACTGGCTACCACGCCATCGAATTCCTCCTCTGGGGCCAGGACCTGAACGGCACCAACCCTGGCGCCGGCGAGCGCCCCTACACCGACTATCTGGTCGGCGAAGGCGCCACCGGTGGTCACAACGAGCGTCGTCGCACTTACCTGAAAGCCGCCACCGACCTGCTGGTCAGCGATCTGGATGAAATGGTCGAACAGTGGAAAGACGGCGTGGAAGGCAACTACCGCAGCGAGCTGGTCGCCGACTCCGCCGAGAACGGCCTGCGCAAGATGCTGTTCGGCATGGGCAGCCTGTCCCTCGGCGAACTGGCTGGCGAGCGCATGAAAGTGGCGCTGGAAGCCAACTCCACCGAAGACGAGCACGATTGCTTCAGCGACAACACCCACAACTCGCACTTCTACAACGGTAAAGGCATTCGCAACGTTTACCTGGGCGAATACAAGAAAGCCGACGGCACCACCCTGACCGGCCCGAGCCTGTCCGAGCTGGTCGCCAAGGCCGACGCCCAGGCCGATGCCACGCTCAAGGCTGACCTCCAGGAAACCGAAGCCAAACTGCAGGCCCTGGTCGACAGCGCCGAGAAGAACAACGTGCACTTCGACCAGCTGATCGCAGCGGACAACGCCGAAGGCCAGCAACTGGTTCGTGACGCCATCGCAGCCCTGGTCAAGCAGACCGGCGCCATCGAGCAGGCAGCAGGCAAGCTGGGCATCAGCGACCTGAACCCGGACACCGCCGATCACGAATTCTGA